A window of the Pungitius pungitius chromosome 3, fPunPun2.1, whole genome shotgun sequence genome harbors these coding sequences:
- the LOC119219606 gene encoding protein Shroom2-like isoform X4, with amino-acid sequence MKWWRKVEAWRSTELKRRRRKEEEEEEEVVEEMLLRGNAPWGFTLRGGTEHREPLVITKVEQGSVAAAVRLRAGDEVLSVNAVALSGSRQEAVGLVRSSHRTLSLVVRRKNDPNSRPRSWHHASKLTEEESEAAARAWPPKHEARPNESSSQGDQSSQCPLSSGTSMEKLERPPHPAPLLCGPGGKRDSAFSCFSIASSPPGHDHRASDGKGTSAENTSFEGPHGEGPQRRCPWEAARGEEQCAPQRSLAGRPGVGLQWQGPEKMESQSPPPQPPLRTDSFAGTKVFPCPEGPGSGLESREGKTSAARRSLSRLPTRDFLHPNAAGRRQLPPGRPFSLSSNDVRQPHRGQPAAHQRQRSDEGPLGRPTGPPLAAAAKVQSVGSYYRSLQDLPGSIFSRKHVRHAAASSAADPEQENGRRGRYRGPASEPSAGLQVGRGEETKHAPPRLKERGDEARGRGAARQSTGPAAGLSEHPDPWVPQEDQRISLLKTPLLHSLARESRGPGGGGAAKAGAGDGETAGSFKCNRRSERYATTLRNEIQRKRAQLQKSRSAATLTCAEEEAEEEEEVEEAEEWTSTWTAMSSGVSSSNAYKDHLKEAQARVLQATSFQRRDLGPLGPEAVKSTNRRFRGRKRFPLAKKVHSFSEPDKMDNVGVEGEPHAGTFGERKKFFEAKPGFSRPALRSGQGPTPRADLGEVGRGPAARRRSPGRERASEPPRLGSFAEYQATWSRQKKPAEAKAQGRYHSAENILDAEGEEKAPCIHERSRSSPSADFYTQNNASSCKDPQQSSHRGKTESTPQSVPGLPDHRPKPDAARPPHTTAQDPPPPPQTLLPPPRPHLSPETTSSAQEFLAGARAERHHAAGPAPSASRGGGVNEAEEEEEEEEEEEEKPLCSCAAARSLPATDRAPSPCPQLAPPRRDDSPVRSENDVKLPAEMEPVGAVGKAPPPQDPAQASATVQGARRSEEDAKREELARDIIRKDKSLVDILDQSGRMTTMDLMEGLFPTEEQVLEGAHLRRRASSGSRLPTSPPRSRDSREEEDLSASASLVPSSSYYNTSAPKAELLIKMKDMQEQLEEQDSEDEPDVDLARKKQELISSLARKLEVLREARRSLQEDVEDNEALGREVEATVRRLCQANQLDKFCMFVGDLDKVVSLLLSLSGRLARVENALNGLEDEAPPEEKRTLTEKRKLLMQQHEDAKELKENLDRRERLVSGAMEARLEAASLDDYRHFVKMKSALIIEQRKLEDKIKLGEEQLKGLMESLPPDTRPRI; translated from the exons ATGAAGTGGTGGAGGAAGGTGGAGGCGTGGAGAAGCACggagctgaagaggaggaggaggaaggaggaggaggaggaggaagaggtggtggaggagatgcTGCTCCGAGGCAACGCCCCCTGGGGCTTCACCCTGAGGGGGGGCACGGAGCACAGGGAGCCTCTGGTCATCACCAAG GTGGAGCAGGGCAGCGTGGCGGCGGCCGTGCGCCTCCGGGCCGGCGACGAGGTGCTGAGCGTGAACGCCGTGGCGCTCAGCGGCTCCCGCCAGGAGGCCGTGGGCCTGGTGAGGAGCTCCCACAGGACGCTGAGCCTGGTGGTCCGAAG GAAGAATGACCCCAACTCGCGCCCCCGCTCCTGGCACCACGCCTCCaagctgacggaggaggagtcCGAGGCCGCCGCGCGGGCCTGGCCCCCCAAGCATGAAGCCAG GCCCAACGAGTCGTCCAGCCAAGGGGACCAGAGCTCCCAGTGTCCGCTGAGCTCAGGGACCAGCATGGAGAAGCTGGagcgccccccccatcccgcccCCCTGCTGTGTGGACCAGGAGGCAAAAGAGACTCCGCCTTCAGCTGCTTCTCCATCGCCTCCAGCCCCCCGGGTCATGACCACCGAGCCTCTGATGGGAAGGGGACCAGCGCTGAAAACACCTCCTTCGAGGGCCCTCACGGGGAGGGGCCTCAGCGCCGGTGCCCCTGGGAGGCGGCGAGGGGCGAGGAGCAGTGCGCCCCTCAGCGCTCTTTGGCGGGGAGGCCCGGCGTGGGCCTGCAGTGGCAGGGACCAGAGAAGATGGAGTCCCAGTCTCctcccccacagccccccctgCGCACTGACAGCTTCGCCGGCACCAAGGTGTTCCCGTGCCCCGAGGGGCCGGGAAGCGGCCTCGAGTCTCGGGAGGGGAAGACCTCGGCGGCGAGGCGTAGCCTCAGCCGGCTGCCCACCAGGGACTTCCTCCACCCCAACGCCGCGGGCCGCAGACAGCTCCCCCCCGGCAGACCCTTCTCGCTGTCCAGCAACGACGTCCGACAGCCGCACCGCGGCCAGCCGGCCGCCCACCAGAGGCAGCGCAGTGACGAGGGCCCCCTCGGGAGGCCGACCGGGCCgccgctcgccgccgccgccaaggtCCAGAGCGTTGGGAGCTACTATCGCAGCCTCCAGGACCTGCCCGGCAGCATCTTCAGCCGCAAACACGTCCGGCACGCCGCCGCGAGCTCCGCAGCCGACCCGGAGCAGGAGAACGGGAGGCGGGGCCGGTACCGCGGCCCGGCCAGCGAGCCTTCGGCCGGGCTGCAGGTCGGGCGCGGCGAGGAGACGAAACACGCCCCGCCTCGGCTCAAGGAGCGCGGCGATGAGGCGAGGGGCCgcggcgcagcgcgtcaaagCACGGGACCCGCGGCCGGCCTTTCGGAGCACCCAGACCCGTGGGTGCCGCAGGAAGACCAGCGGATCTCCCTCCTGAAAACCCCGCTCCTCCACTCGCTGGCCCGGGAGAGCAGGGgcccgggcggggggggggcggcgaaggCGGGCGCCGGAGACGGCGAGACCGCCGGCAGTTTCAAGTGCAACCGCCGCAGCGAGCGCTACGCCACCACCCTGCGCAACGAGATCCAGCGGAAGCGGGCTCAGCTGCAGAAGAGCCGCAGCGCCGCGACCCTGACCTGcgccgaggaggaggcggaggaggaggaggaggtggaggaggcagaggagtgGACCTCCACTTGGACGGCCATGTCTTCtggcgtctcctcctccaacgCTTACAAGGACCACCTGAAGGAGGCGCAGGCCAGGGTCCTCCAGGCCACCTCCTTCCAGAGACGGGACCTCGGGCCCCTCGGGCCAGAGGCGGTTAAAAGCACCAACAGACGCTTCCGAGGACGTAAGCGCTTCCCGCTCGCCAAGAAGGTGCACTCCTTCTCGGAGCCGGACAAGATGGACAacgtgggggtggagggagaaCCGCACGCCGGGACTTTCGGAGAGCGGAAGAAGTTCTTTGAGGCCAAACCGGGGTTTTCCAGGCCGGCGCTGAGGTCCGGTCAGGGACCAACCCCAAGGGCGGACCTCGGGGAGGTGGGCAGAGGTCCCGCGGCACGGCGCCGCAGCCCTGGACGCGAGCGGGCGTCGGAGCCGCCGAGGCTCGGGTCCTTCGCCGAGTACCAGGCAACGTGGAGCCGACAGAAGAAACCGGCAGAGGCCAAGGCGCAAGGGAGGTACCACTCAGCGGAGAACATCCTGGATGCAGAGGGTGAGGAGAAGGCCCCGTGCATCCACGAGAGGTCCCGGTCTTCTCCCTCCGCAGACTTCTACACACAG AATAATGCTTCCTCTTGCAAAGACCCTCAGCAGAGCAGTCACAG AGGAAAAACGGAGAGCACGCCGCAGTCGGTCCCGGGCCTCCCAGACCACAGGCCCAAACCAGACgctgcccgccccccccacaccacagcACAGGATCCACCCCCGCCTCCACAAACCCTCCTGCCTCCGCCCAGGCCCCATTTAAGCCCAGAAACCACATCCTCCGCCCAGGAATTCCTCGCTGGCGCCCGGGCCGAGCGGCACCACGCCGCCGGCCCGGCCCCCAGCGCGTCCCGGGGAGGTGGGGTGaatgaggcagaggaggaggaggaggaggaggaggaagaggaggagaagccgcTCTGCTCCTGCGCGGCCGCTCGGTCGCTCCCTGCGACGGACCGGGCGCCGTCTCCCTGCCCCCAGCTCGCCCCCCCGAGGCGGGACGACTCACCTGTCAG GTCAGAAAACGATGTGAAGCTCCCCGCCGAGATGGAACCCGTCGGCGCGGTggggaaagccccccccccacaggacccGGCTCAGGCCTCAGCCACAGTCCAGGGGGCTCGTCGATCAGAGGAGGACGCCAAAAGAGAGGAGCTGGCCAGGGACATCATTAGAAAGGACAAGTCCCTGGTGGACATCCTGGACCAGAGTGGCAGGATGACCACCATGGACCTGATGGAAGGACTCTTTCCcacggaggagcaggtcctGGAGGGGGCACACCTGCGGAGGAGGGCCTCCTCGGGCTCCAGactgcccacctcaccccccaggaGCAGGGACAG cagagaagaggaggactTGTCTGCATCGGCCTCCCTGGTCCCCAGCTCCTCCTACTACAACACATCTGCTCCCAAAGCCGAGCTCCTCATCAAGATGAAGGACatgcaggagcagctggaggagcaggactCCGAGGACGAGCCGGACGTCGACCTCGCCCGTAAAAAG CAGGAGCTGATCTCCAGCCTGGCCCGGAAGCTGGAGGTGCTGCGGGAGGCCCGGCGCAGCCTGCAGGAGGACGTGGAGGACAACGAGGCTCTGGGCCGGGAGGTGGAGGCCACCGTGCGGCGCCTCTGTCAGGCCAACCAGCTCGACAAGTTCTGCATGTTCGTGGGCGACCTGGACAAGGTGGTGAGCCTGCTGCTGTCGCTGTCGGGGCGGCTGGCCCGGGTGGAGAACGCTCTCAACGGCCTGGAGGACGAGGCGCCGCCGGAGGAGAAG AGAACCCTGACGGAGAAGCGGAAGTTGCTGATGCAGCAGCACGAGGACGCCAAGGAACTGAAGGAGAACCTGGACCGCCGGGAGCGCCTGGTCTCCGGCGCCATGGAGGCCCGCCTGGAGGCGGCGAGCCTGGACGACTACCGGCACTTTGTGAAGATGAAGTCGGCCCTCATCATCGAGCAGCGCAAGCTGGAGGACAAGATCAAGCTGGGCGAGGAGCAGCTGAAGGGGCTGATGGAGAGCCTGCCGCCGGACACCAGGCCGCGGATCTGA
- the LOC119219606 gene encoding protein Shroom2-like isoform X5, with product MSVCAFLFSDNRPPRSYLKLPSCSVVLTVCKCLSSFDTPLRKNRFKEKNDPNSRPRSWHHASKLTEEESEAAARAWPPKHEARPNESSSQGDQSSQCPLSSGTSMEKLERPPHPAPLLCGPGGKRDSAFSCFSIASSPPGHDHRASDGKGTSAENTSFEGPHGEGPQRRCPWEAARGEEQCAPQRSLAGRPGVGLQWQGPEKMESQSPPPQPPLRTDSFAGTKVFPCPEGPGSGLESREGKTSAARRSLSRLPTRDFLHPNAAGRRQLPPGRPFSLSSNDVRQPHRGQPAAHQRQRSDEGPLGRPTGPPLAAAAKVQSVGSYYRSLQDLPGSIFSRKHVRHAAASSAADPEQENGRRGRYRGPASEPSAGLQVGRGEETKHAPPRLKERGDEARGRGAARQSTGPAAGLSEHPDPWVPQEDQRISLLKTPLLHSLARESRGPGGGGAAKAGAGDGETAGSFKCNRRSERYATTLRNEIQRKRAQLQKSRSAATLTCAEEEAEEEEEVEEAEEWTSTWTAMSSGVSSSNAYKDHLKEAQARVLQATSFQRRDLGPLGPEAVKSTNRRFRGRKRFPLAKKVHSFSEPDKMDNVGVEGEPHAGTFGERKKFFEAKPGFSRPALRSGQGPTPRADLGEVGRGPAARRRSPGRERASEPPRLGSFAEYQATWSRQKKPAEAKAQGRYHSAENILDAEGEEKAPCIHERSRSSPSADFYTQNNASSCKDPQQSSHRGKTESTPQSVPGLPDHRPKPDAARPPHTTAQDPPPPPQTLLPPPRPHLSPETTSSAQEFLAGARAERHHAAGPAPSASRGGGVNEAEEEEEEEEEEEEKPLCSCAAARSLPATDRAPSPCPQLAPPRRDDSPVRSENDVKLPAEMEPVGAVGKAPPPQDPAQASATVQGARRSEEDAKREELARDIIRKDKSLVDILDQSGRMTTMDLMEGLFPTEEQVLEGAHLRRRASSGSRLPTSPPRSRDSREEEDLSASASLVPSSSYYNTSAPKAELLIKMKDMQEQLEEQDSEDEPDVDLARKKQELISSLARKLEVLREARRSLQEDVEDNEALGREVEATVRRLCQANQLDKFCMFVGDLDKVVSLLLSLSGRLARVENALNGLEDEAPPEEKRTLTEKRKLLMQQHEDAKELKENLDRRERLVSGAMEARLEAASLDDYRHFVKMKSALIIEQRKLEDKIKLGEEQLKGLMESLPPDTRPRI from the exons atgagtgtgtgtgcttttttatTTAGTGATAATCGGCCTCCTCGTAGCTACTTGAAGTTACCAAGCTGCTCCGTTGTGTTGACCGTGTGTAAATGTCTCTCCTCTTTCGACACGCCGCTCAGGAAGAACCGCTTCAAAGA GAAGAATGACCCCAACTCGCGCCCCCGCTCCTGGCACCACGCCTCCaagctgacggaggaggagtcCGAGGCCGCCGCGCGGGCCTGGCCCCCCAAGCATGAAGCCAG GCCCAACGAGTCGTCCAGCCAAGGGGACCAGAGCTCCCAGTGTCCGCTGAGCTCAGGGACCAGCATGGAGAAGCTGGagcgccccccccatcccgcccCCCTGCTGTGTGGACCAGGAGGCAAAAGAGACTCCGCCTTCAGCTGCTTCTCCATCGCCTCCAGCCCCCCGGGTCATGACCACCGAGCCTCTGATGGGAAGGGGACCAGCGCTGAAAACACCTCCTTCGAGGGCCCTCACGGGGAGGGGCCTCAGCGCCGGTGCCCCTGGGAGGCGGCGAGGGGCGAGGAGCAGTGCGCCCCTCAGCGCTCTTTGGCGGGGAGGCCCGGCGTGGGCCTGCAGTGGCAGGGACCAGAGAAGATGGAGTCCCAGTCTCctcccccacagccccccctgCGCACTGACAGCTTCGCCGGCACCAAGGTGTTCCCGTGCCCCGAGGGGCCGGGAAGCGGCCTCGAGTCTCGGGAGGGGAAGACCTCGGCGGCGAGGCGTAGCCTCAGCCGGCTGCCCACCAGGGACTTCCTCCACCCCAACGCCGCGGGCCGCAGACAGCTCCCCCCCGGCAGACCCTTCTCGCTGTCCAGCAACGACGTCCGACAGCCGCACCGCGGCCAGCCGGCCGCCCACCAGAGGCAGCGCAGTGACGAGGGCCCCCTCGGGAGGCCGACCGGGCCgccgctcgccgccgccgccaaggtCCAGAGCGTTGGGAGCTACTATCGCAGCCTCCAGGACCTGCCCGGCAGCATCTTCAGCCGCAAACACGTCCGGCACGCCGCCGCGAGCTCCGCAGCCGACCCGGAGCAGGAGAACGGGAGGCGGGGCCGGTACCGCGGCCCGGCCAGCGAGCCTTCGGCCGGGCTGCAGGTCGGGCGCGGCGAGGAGACGAAACACGCCCCGCCTCGGCTCAAGGAGCGCGGCGATGAGGCGAGGGGCCgcggcgcagcgcgtcaaagCACGGGACCCGCGGCCGGCCTTTCGGAGCACCCAGACCCGTGGGTGCCGCAGGAAGACCAGCGGATCTCCCTCCTGAAAACCCCGCTCCTCCACTCGCTGGCCCGGGAGAGCAGGGgcccgggcggggggggggcggcgaaggCGGGCGCCGGAGACGGCGAGACCGCCGGCAGTTTCAAGTGCAACCGCCGCAGCGAGCGCTACGCCACCACCCTGCGCAACGAGATCCAGCGGAAGCGGGCTCAGCTGCAGAAGAGCCGCAGCGCCGCGACCCTGACCTGcgccgaggaggaggcggaggaggaggaggaggtggaggaggcagaggagtgGACCTCCACTTGGACGGCCATGTCTTCtggcgtctcctcctccaacgCTTACAAGGACCACCTGAAGGAGGCGCAGGCCAGGGTCCTCCAGGCCACCTCCTTCCAGAGACGGGACCTCGGGCCCCTCGGGCCAGAGGCGGTTAAAAGCACCAACAGACGCTTCCGAGGACGTAAGCGCTTCCCGCTCGCCAAGAAGGTGCACTCCTTCTCGGAGCCGGACAAGATGGACAacgtgggggtggagggagaaCCGCACGCCGGGACTTTCGGAGAGCGGAAGAAGTTCTTTGAGGCCAAACCGGGGTTTTCCAGGCCGGCGCTGAGGTCCGGTCAGGGACCAACCCCAAGGGCGGACCTCGGGGAGGTGGGCAGAGGTCCCGCGGCACGGCGCCGCAGCCCTGGACGCGAGCGGGCGTCGGAGCCGCCGAGGCTCGGGTCCTTCGCCGAGTACCAGGCAACGTGGAGCCGACAGAAGAAACCGGCAGAGGCCAAGGCGCAAGGGAGGTACCACTCAGCGGAGAACATCCTGGATGCAGAGGGTGAGGAGAAGGCCCCGTGCATCCACGAGAGGTCCCGGTCTTCTCCCTCCGCAGACTTCTACACACAG AATAATGCTTCCTCTTGCAAAGACCCTCAGCAGAGCAGTCACAG AGGAAAAACGGAGAGCACGCCGCAGTCGGTCCCGGGCCTCCCAGACCACAGGCCCAAACCAGACgctgcccgccccccccacaccacagcACAGGATCCACCCCCGCCTCCACAAACCCTCCTGCCTCCGCCCAGGCCCCATTTAAGCCCAGAAACCACATCCTCCGCCCAGGAATTCCTCGCTGGCGCCCGGGCCGAGCGGCACCACGCCGCCGGCCCGGCCCCCAGCGCGTCCCGGGGAGGTGGGGTGaatgaggcagaggaggaggaggaggaggaggaggaagaggaggagaagccgcTCTGCTCCTGCGCGGCCGCTCGGTCGCTCCCTGCGACGGACCGGGCGCCGTCTCCCTGCCCCCAGCTCGCCCCCCCGAGGCGGGACGACTCACCTGTCAG GTCAGAAAACGATGTGAAGCTCCCCGCCGAGATGGAACCCGTCGGCGCGGTggggaaagccccccccccacaggacccGGCTCAGGCCTCAGCCACAGTCCAGGGGGCTCGTCGATCAGAGGAGGACGCCAAAAGAGAGGAGCTGGCCAGGGACATCATTAGAAAGGACAAGTCCCTGGTGGACATCCTGGACCAGAGTGGCAGGATGACCACCATGGACCTGATGGAAGGACTCTTTCCcacggaggagcaggtcctGGAGGGGGCACACCTGCGGAGGAGGGCCTCCTCGGGCTCCAGactgcccacctcaccccccaggaGCAGGGACAG cagagaagaggaggactTGTCTGCATCGGCCTCCCTGGTCCCCAGCTCCTCCTACTACAACACATCTGCTCCCAAAGCCGAGCTCCTCATCAAGATGAAGGACatgcaggagcagctggaggagcaggactCCGAGGACGAGCCGGACGTCGACCTCGCCCGTAAAAAG CAGGAGCTGATCTCCAGCCTGGCCCGGAAGCTGGAGGTGCTGCGGGAGGCCCGGCGCAGCCTGCAGGAGGACGTGGAGGACAACGAGGCTCTGGGCCGGGAGGTGGAGGCCACCGTGCGGCGCCTCTGTCAGGCCAACCAGCTCGACAAGTTCTGCATGTTCGTGGGCGACCTGGACAAGGTGGTGAGCCTGCTGCTGTCGCTGTCGGGGCGGCTGGCCCGGGTGGAGAACGCTCTCAACGGCCTGGAGGACGAGGCGCCGCCGGAGGAGAAG AGAACCCTGACGGAGAAGCGGAAGTTGCTGATGCAGCAGCACGAGGACGCCAAGGAACTGAAGGAGAACCTGGACCGCCGGGAGCGCCTGGTCTCCGGCGCCATGGAGGCCCGCCTGGAGGCGGCGAGCCTGGACGACTACCGGCACTTTGTGAAGATGAAGTCGGCCCTCATCATCGAGCAGCGCAAGCTGGAGGACAAGATCAAGCTGGGCGAGGAGCAGCTGAAGGGGCTGATGGAGAGCCTGCCGCCGGACACCAGGCCGCGGATCTGA